The following coding sequences lie in one Prochlorococcus marinus XMU1412 genomic window:
- the atpA gene encoding F0F1 ATP synthase subunit alpha: MVSIRPDEISSILKQQITDYDQSVSVSNVGTVLQIGDGIARIYGLDQVMAGELLEFEDGTEGIALNLEDDNVGAVLMGEALGVQEGSNVKSTGKIASVPVGEAMQGRVVNPLGQPIDGKGEIPTSDNRLIEEMAPGIIKRRSVHEPMQTGITSIDAMIPVGRGQRELIIGDRQTGKSAIAIDTIINQKGQDVVCVYVAIGQKSASVANIVEVLRERGALDYTVVVSAGASEPAALQYLAPYTGAAIAEHFMYQGKATLVIYDDLTKQAQAYRQMSLLLKRPPGREAYPGDVFYLHSRLLERAAKLSDAMGGGSMTALPIIETQAGDVSAYIPTNVISITDGQIFLSADLFNSGLRPAINVGISVSRVGGAAQTKAIKKIAGTLKLELAQFDELAAFSQFASDLDEATQQQLERGKRLRELLKQPQFSPLNLAEQVAVVYAGVKGLIDEVPVEDVTKFATELREYLKLNKAEFIEEILKEKKLNDGLEATLKEVINEVKSSMLATV, from the coding sequence ATGGTATCTATACGCCCTGATGAAATCAGTTCAATCTTAAAACAACAAATAACTGATTACGACCAATCTGTAAGTGTTAGCAATGTAGGAACTGTTCTGCAAATTGGTGATGGCATTGCAAGAATATATGGCTTAGATCAGGTCATGGCAGGTGAGTTGTTGGAATTTGAGGATGGTACCGAAGGTATAGCTTTAAATCTTGAAGATGATAATGTTGGAGCCGTTTTAATGGGAGAGGCACTTGGTGTCCAAGAAGGAAGTAACGTTAAGTCCACAGGTAAAATCGCATCTGTTCCAGTTGGTGAAGCAATGCAGGGGAGAGTTGTTAACCCTCTCGGACAACCAATAGATGGGAAAGGGGAAATTCCAACAAGTGATAATAGGTTGATTGAAGAAATGGCTCCTGGAATAATCAAGAGAAGATCAGTGCATGAACCAATGCAAACAGGTATTACATCTATTGATGCAATGATTCCTGTTGGAAGAGGTCAAAGAGAATTAATTATTGGTGATAGACAAACTGGAAAATCTGCAATTGCTATTGACACAATAATTAACCAAAAAGGTCAAGACGTAGTTTGTGTTTATGTAGCTATTGGTCAGAAGTCAGCATCAGTAGCAAACATCGTAGAGGTCTTAAGAGAGAGAGGAGCCCTAGATTATACAGTCGTAGTTAGTGCAGGAGCTTCAGAGCCAGCTGCTTTACAGTACTTAGCACCTTATACTGGTGCAGCAATTGCTGAACATTTTATGTATCAGGGTAAAGCAACACTAGTTATTTATGATGATCTAACAAAACAAGCTCAAGCTTACAGGCAAATGTCTCTTCTTTTAAAAAGGCCACCAGGAAGAGAGGCTTATCCAGGAGACGTGTTCTACTTGCACAGTAGATTACTAGAAAGAGCAGCAAAACTTTCTGATGCAATGGGAGGGGGTTCTATGACAGCGCTCCCAATTATTGAAACTCAGGCAGGGGACGTTTCAGCTTACATTCCAACTAATGTTATTTCAATTACGGATGGACAAATATTCTTGAGTGCAGATTTATTTAACTCAGGATTAAGACCAGCTATTAATGTTGGTATTTCTGTTAGTCGTGTTGGAGGAGCTGCACAGACAAAAGCAATTAAAAAAATTGCAGGAACTTTAAAATTAGAACTTGCACAGTTTGATGAACTAGCTGCTTTCTCTCAATTTGCATCTGATCTTGATGAAGCAACTCAGCAACAACTTGAAAGAGGCAAAAGACTAAGAGAGTTATTAAAGCAACCTCAATTCTCTCCGCTAAACCTTGCAGAACAAGTTGCAGTTGTTTATGCAGGAGTTAAAGGTCTTATTGATGAGGTTCCTGTTGAAGATGTTACTAAATTTGCAACTGAACTTAGAGAATACCTAAAGTTAAATAAAGCAGAATTTATAGAAGAGATTCTTAAAGAAAAGAAATTAAATGATGGATTAGAAGCGACACTAAAAGAGGTGATAAATGAAGTTAAATCATCAATGCTTGCCACAGTTTAA
- the atpH gene encoding ATP synthase F1 subunit delta, whose product MPLLNSVTTPYAEALLQVVNENSQTEEMVSEVKQLLELINDSPELEKALSSPILETDAKKKIIIEIFSNKVNSSLLNFLKLLADRQRIGILTSILDRFLEIYRENSNIALATVTSAVELTDEQKGLITEKIINIAGTEKLELVTKIDPSLIGGFVASVGSKVIDASLASQIRKLGLTLSK is encoded by the coding sequence ATGCCACTTTTAAATTCAGTTACTACACCATACGCAGAAGCATTACTTCAAGTTGTGAATGAAAATTCGCAAACTGAAGAGATGGTTTCTGAGGTTAAACAACTCTTGGAATTAATAAATGATTCCCCTGAATTGGAGAAGGCACTATCCTCTCCTATTTTAGAGACAGATGCTAAGAAGAAAATCATTATTGAAATTTTTTCAAATAAGGTTAATTCTTCTTTACTAAATTTCTTAAAATTATTGGCCGATAGGCAAAGAATTGGAATCCTTACTTCAATTCTTGATAGATTTTTAGAGATTTACCGAGAAAATAGTAATATTGCTTTGGCAACTGTTACTTCTGCAGTCGAGCTTACTGATGAACAGAAAGGTTTAATTACCGAAAAGATCATCAATATTGCTGGAACAGAAAAATTAGAACTTGTAACTAAAATCGACCCATCTCTTATTGGTGGTTTCGTCGCCAGTGTAGGATCAAAAGTAATTGATGCTTCCCTTGCTTCACAAATTAGAAAACTTGGCTTAACTCTTTCCAAGTAA
- a CDS encoding F0F1 ATP synthase subunit B: MNLTLLATEGFGLNFNLFETNILNWAVVVFGLYKFLPGFLGKMLQKRREGILLELKDAEDRLLNATQALEKAKKDLSSAEEKASQIKADSLKRSESIRMESEKKAIEEMARIKQSAISDESSEASRAISQLRKEAVELAIKKALDSLPNRLDKSTQENLVTQSINNIEVN, from the coding sequence ATGAATTTAACTCTTTTAGCTACAGAAGGTTTTGGATTGAATTTCAATTTATTCGAAACTAATATCCTTAACTGGGCTGTAGTAGTTTTCGGTCTTTATAAATTTTTGCCTGGTTTCCTAGGTAAAATGCTTCAAAAAAGGAGAGAAGGAATCCTTCTTGAATTAAAAGATGCTGAAGATCGACTCCTAAATGCAACTCAAGCTTTAGAAAAGGCGAAGAAAGATTTATCTTCAGCAGAAGAAAAAGCTTCTCAAATAAAAGCAGATTCCCTTAAAAGATCTGAATCAATCAGAATGGAAAGTGAGAAAAAAGCTATAGAGGAGATGGCACGAATTAAACAAAGTGCAATCTCTGATGAGAGCTCTGAAGCATCCAGAGCAATTTCTCAACTTCGAAAAGAAGCTGTTGAACTGGCAATTAAGAAAGCTTTAGATTCTCTCCCAAATCGACTTGATAAATCAACACAAGAAAATTTGGTAACTCAATCAATTAATAATATTGAGGTGAACTAA
- a CDS encoding F0F1 ATP synthase subunit B', with product MLAFNFFGATEGGLFDINATLPLMAIQVVALTYILNSLFFKPVGKVVEKREKFVSNNIIEAKNKLSEVKKLEADLLTQLQSARTEAQRIVSEAEDESDKLYKEALELANNEANASKEKARLEIESQTSAARDQLSKQADDLSELIVNRLILEK from the coding sequence ATGTTGGCCTTTAATTTTTTTGGTGCTACAGAAGGTGGATTATTTGATATAAATGCCACTTTGCCTCTAATGGCGATACAAGTAGTTGCGCTTACTTACATATTAAATTCTCTCTTTTTTAAGCCTGTAGGCAAAGTTGTAGAAAAAAGAGAAAAGTTTGTAAGTAATAATATTATTGAGGCCAAAAATAAACTTTCTGAGGTTAAAAAATTAGAAGCTGATTTATTAACTCAGCTTCAAAGTGCTCGTACAGAAGCTCAAAGAATTGTGAGCGAAGCTGAGGATGAGTCTGACAAGCTCTATAAAGAAGCACTAGAACTTGCTAACAATGAAGCAAATGCTTCAAAAGAAAAAGCAAGACTAGAAATTGAAAGTCAGACATCTGCTGCTCGGGATCAACTTTCTAAACAGGCTGATGATCTAAGCGAACTTATTGTTAATAGATTGATTCTAGAAAAATGA
- the atpE gene encoding ATP synthase F0 subunit C, which yields MDSITSAASVVAAGLAVGLGAIGPGLGQGNAAQGAVEGIARQPEAEGKIRGTLLLSFAFMESLTIYGLVVALVLLFANPFS from the coding sequence ATGGATTCGATTACTTCCGCTGCATCAGTTGTAGCTGCTGGTTTAGCAGTTGGTCTAGGTGCTATTGGCCCAGGTCTTGGACAAGGTAACGCAGCTCAGGGTGCTGTTGAGGGTATTGCCCGTCAACCAGAAGCTGAAGGTAAAATCAGAGGAACTCTTCTTTTATCTTTCGCTTTCATGGAGTCATTAACAATTTACGGATTAGTTGTGGCTTTGGTACTACTTTTTGCGAATCCTTTTTCCTAA
- the atpB gene encoding F0F1 ATP synthase subunit A: MFFNSLLTNFAALEVGQHLYWQIGNIRIHGQVFLTSWILLGALLVFISLGTKKMENDPKGLQNLLEFLWDYIRDLARTQIGEKVYRDWMPFIGTLFLFVFVSNWGGALIPWRLIKLPSGELGAPTADINTTIALALLVSLSYFYAGLSNKGWRYFEYYVHPTPIMLPFKILEDFTKPLSLSFRLFGNILADELVVGVLVFLVPLILPIPVMFLGLFTSAIQALIFATLAAYYIGEAVEEHH; encoded by the coding sequence ATGTTTTTTAATTCCTTGCTAACAAATTTTGCAGCATTAGAAGTTGGTCAACATCTTTATTGGCAAATTGGAAATATCAGAATTCATGGGCAGGTATTTTTAACATCTTGGATTTTATTAGGAGCGTTATTAGTTTTTATTTCTTTAGGAACTAAAAAAATGGAAAATGATCCTAAAGGCCTTCAAAACTTGCTTGAGTTTCTTTGGGATTACATAAGAGATCTTGCTAGGACTCAAATAGGTGAAAAAGTATATAGAGATTGGATGCCATTTATAGGCACTTTATTTTTATTCGTTTTTGTTAGTAATTGGGGAGGGGCTTTAATTCCTTGGAGATTGATTAAGTTACCAAGTGGAGAATTAGGAGCACCTACTGCAGATATCAATACGACTATAGCCTTGGCTTTATTGGTTTCACTTTCTTATTTCTATGCAGGTTTAAGCAATAAGGGTTGGAGATATTTCGAATATTATGTTCACCCAACTCCAATTATGCTTCCTTTCAAAATTCTAGAGGACTTTACTAAACCTTTATCACTTTCTTTCAGGCTATTTGGAAATATTTTGGCTGATGAACTTGTAGTTGGTGTTCTAGTCTTTTTAGTCCCGCTAATTCTCCCAATACCTGTTATGTTCTTAGGATTATTTACTAGTGCAATTCAGGCATTGATTTTCGCAACTTTAGCGGCCTACTACATTGGAGAAGCTGTTGAAGAACATCATTAG
- a CDS encoding FtsW/RodA/SpoVE family cell cycle protein — translation MEISQEKIKYKRISKRKKTFSYNYKKNLGNLLRESIFPLPWTIWPYEAKILIVLIGIWSILGICILGSSSWWVASREMGHWAYFLKKQIFWTIPGIGLFYFVLNTNIRNLLKFSRIIFYVLLFLIFLTNFTGITVNGSSRWLVLGNLRLQPSELIKPFLILEASNLFAHWNIVNNDKKLISIISFGLLILLILKQPNLSTASLTGILLWVMGLCGGVKLSSLCSFASIGFITGCISILNNEYQKLRVTSFIDPWKDQQENGFQLVQSLLAIGSGGLFGQGFGLSIQKLQYLPFMYTDFIFAIFAEEFGLLGCTLFLGFLAIFSYISLRISLKCRNNYTKLVAIGCGVLLTGQSIMHIAVATGSMPTTGLPLPFISYGGNSLIASFFIAGMLLRCSLESTGLIGMINTRKTLN, via the coding sequence TTGGAGATAAGTCAAGAAAAAATAAAATACAAAAGAATTTCTAAAAGAAAAAAAACCTTTAGTTATAATTACAAAAAAAATTTAGGCAATTTATTAAGAGAGTCTATTTTTCCATTACCTTGGACTATATGGCCTTATGAGGCAAAAATCCTCATTGTCCTCATTGGAATTTGGTCAATATTAGGAATATGCATACTAGGATCATCAAGTTGGTGGGTAGCTAGTAGGGAAATGGGACATTGGGCTTATTTCCTTAAAAAACAAATCTTTTGGACAATTCCAGGAATTGGTCTATTTTATTTCGTACTTAATACAAACATTAGAAATCTTTTAAAGTTTTCAAGAATTATTTTTTATGTTTTATTATTTTTGATTTTCCTTACCAATTTTACTGGAATTACAGTTAACGGATCTTCAAGATGGCTTGTCCTTGGCAATTTACGTCTGCAGCCATCTGAATTAATTAAACCTTTTCTAATTCTAGAAGCTTCTAATCTTTTCGCACATTGGAATATAGTAAATAATGATAAAAAATTAATTTCAATAATATCATTTGGTTTATTAATTTTATTAATACTAAAACAGCCTAATTTAAGTACTGCATCATTAACTGGAATTCTTCTTTGGGTAATGGGTTTATGTGGAGGAGTAAAACTTAGCTCTCTTTGCTCATTTGCTTCAATAGGATTCATTACTGGATGTATCAGCATCCTTAATAACGAATATCAAAAACTTAGAGTGACTTCATTTATAGATCCTTGGAAAGATCAACAAGAAAATGGATTTCAATTGGTTCAGAGTTTGTTAGCTATAGGTTCAGGTGGTCTATTTGGCCAAGGTTTTGGACTTTCTATCCAAAAATTACAGTATCTACCTTTCATGTATACAGATTTTATTTTTGCCATTTTTGCGGAAGAATTTGGTTTATTGGGGTGTACTTTATTCTTAGGATTTTTAGCAATATTCTCTTACATAAGCCTAAGAATTAGTCTTAAGTGCAGGAACAACTATACAAAATTAGTTGCTATAGGATGTGGTGTATTGTTGACAGGTCAATCAATAATGCATATTGCTGTAGCAACAGGTTCAATGCCTACTACAGGCTTACCACTACCTTTCATTAGTTATGGTGGCAATTCATTAATAGCGTCTTTTTTTATTGCAGGGATGTTACTGAGATGTTCATTAGAGTCAACAGGATTGATTGGTATGATTAATACACGAAAGACTCTTAATTAG
- a CDS encoding cytochrome c biogenesis protein CcdA, which yields MQNGLNSPGPFTIFLVFSAGLLTSLGPCSLSLLPVTIAYIGGTEKNKFKLISFSGGVVFSLVALGAASGFLGKIYGQIPSYYTSLVALIAIIMGLNLLGILKFQFPNGPDLKIIEDKIPSLIAPFTIGTTFGLASSPCITPVLATLLAWVSQAKNPIISIIFLFFFGIGQVTPLIVAGATAENLKKFLELRKFSQIIPTLSGIFLVALGLLNLFSNWI from the coding sequence ATGCAGAATGGTCTTAATAGTCCTGGTCCATTTACTATATTTTTGGTTTTCAGCGCAGGACTTTTAACAAGTCTTGGGCCATGTTCATTATCATTACTTCCAGTGACTATTGCTTATATAGGAGGAACAGAGAAAAATAAATTCAAACTTATTAGTTTTTCAGGAGGAGTAGTTTTTTCGCTTGTTGCACTGGGGGCTGCGAGTGGATTCTTAGGTAAAATATATGGGCAAATCCCATCATATTACACTTCACTTGTTGCTCTAATAGCAATAATAATGGGTTTAAATTTATTAGGAATCCTAAAGTTTCAGTTTCCCAATGGACCTGATCTAAAAATAATAGAGGACAAGATACCATCCTTAATAGCACCTTTTACAATAGGAACTACTTTTGGATTAGCCTCTTCACCTTGCATCACTCCAGTTTTAGCAACTCTTCTAGCTTGGGTATCTCAAGCTAAAAACCCGATAATCTCAATTATTTTTTTATTTTTCTTTGGAATAGGCCAAGTCACTCCATTAATTGTTGCTGGAGCCACAGCAGAAAACTTAAAAAAATTTTTAGAACTAAGAAAATTTAGTCAAATAATTCCCACCTTAAGTGGA